The Candidatus Methylomirabilota bacterium genome includes a region encoding these proteins:
- a CDS encoding adenylate/guanylate cyclase domain-containing protein → MTNRAIRKAREQIAHSIRETLDRESRGFELRYAYARVACLAAIFGVNAAAICWPWLQGLDRLPPIVALMNAGMLLGALAILLLLRRGWYPFGITVLVPTVDAAFIFCGYGIVLATSEPPLFGVGMEEVAVICALVALSGGLRLRPISAGFSTASALLAYIALTMASNEPLAFRSQTLVAIAIGGLFGYLLTTIVRASLDGAVSRTIFRRFLPEHLVELARRDPFAAIGESRVLEATVLFSDLRNFTGLVESMPPSEVLEYLNEVQGLLASIISKYGGTVDKFMGDGMLAVFGAPQNLDDHPQQGIGAAAEIISSIATLNRERRERGEPAAEIGLGVHAGSVIAGCVGSGARLEFTVLGDAVNATSRLEGLTRELGVTALVSEETVRRAGDGAGWSRDDVLGRLKWRGEVSIRGRIAPMSVYSLEGIAA, encoded by the coding sequence ATGACGAATCGCGCGATCCGGAAGGCGAGAGAGCAAATAGCGCACTCGATCCGAGAGACGCTCGACCGTGAGTCTCGTGGATTCGAGTTGCGCTATGCCTATGCTCGCGTTGCCTGCCTCGCCGCGATATTCGGCGTGAACGCAGCAGCGATTTGCTGGCCGTGGCTCCAGGGCCTCGATCGTCTCCCGCCAATAGTCGCGCTTATGAATGCCGGCATGCTGCTCGGGGCACTCGCCATCCTCCTTCTTCTTCGTCGGGGATGGTACCCGTTTGGTATCACAGTCCTCGTACCGACCGTTGACGCCGCCTTCATCTTTTGCGGGTACGGCATCGTGCTTGCTACTTCAGAGCCGCCACTATTTGGTGTCGGCATGGAGGAGGTCGCCGTGATCTGTGCGCTGGTCGCATTGTCCGGCGGACTCCGGCTCCGGCCCATATCCGCGGGGTTCAGCACCGCGTCTGCCCTTCTAGCATACATAGCGTTGACGATGGCGAGCAACGAGCCCCTCGCCTTCCGTTCTCAGACGCTAGTTGCGATCGCGATCGGTGGCCTGTTTGGGTATCTGCTGACGACGATCGTGCGCGCCTCGCTCGACGGCGCAGTAAGTCGAACGATCTTTCGGCGGTTCTTGCCGGAACACCTTGTCGAGCTCGCCAGACGCGACCCGTTCGCCGCGATCGGTGAATCCAGGGTCCTTGAGGCGACGGTTCTCTTCTCGGACCTGCGGAACTTCACCGGCCTCGTCGAGTCGATGCCTCCGAGCGAGGTGCTGGAATACTTGAACGAGGTTCAAGGACTCCTAGCCAGTATCATCAGCAAGTATGGCGGCACCGTTGATAAGTTCATGGGCGATGGCATGCTGGCGGTCTTCGGTGCGCCGCAAAACCTGGACGATCATCCCCAGCAGGGGATCGGGGCGGCAGCCGAAATCATATCGTCCATCGCGACTCTCAACCGAGAGCGTCGCGAACGGGGGGAGCCGGCGGCCGAGATTGGCCTGGGCGTGCATGCGGGAAGCGTGATCGCAGGCTGTGTGGGGAGTGGAGCGCGTCTGGAATTCACGGTCCTTGGAGACGCGGTCAATGCGACTTCCAGGCTTGAGGGGCTGACCCGGGAGCTGGGAGTCACCGCGTTAGTCAGTGAAGAGACGGTCAGGCGCGCGGGTGACGGGGCGGGGTGGTCACGGGACGATGTTCTTGGGCGATTGAAGTGGCGTGGAGAAGTGTCGATCCGGGGGCGTATCGCCCCCATGTCTGTCTACTCACTCGAGGGGATAGCGGCATAA